Sequence from the Aromatoleum petrolei genome:
TGGCTATCGTGTCGCGCAGCGGCGCCGACAGCGCGTAGATCAGCCCGCCCTCGATGCCGCTGGCCGAGATCATGCACTCGCCTGCGCGCTCATGCGTCTGCCCGCGGGCGTCGCTGACGCGCGCCGCAACCGATTTCACCGGCGCGCCGGCGAAGCGCTCGAGGAAATGCGCGCTCCAGCCGGCAGCCGCGTTGCCTGCGAGGACGTCGACGTCGAAGCCGCAGTTTGCCGGCTTCAGCGGGGCGAGCTCCACACCGCGTCGCGCGAGCCACGGCATCCAGGCGCCGTCCGAGCCGAGCTTCGCCCAGCTCCCGCCGCCCAGCGCGAGGATCACCGCGTCGACCGCGATGCGGCACTCCCCTTCGGGCGTCGCGAAGCGCAGGCCGCGCGTCGGATCCTTGTCGCCGCCGTGCTCGTCGTCCCAGCCCAGCCAGCGATGCCGCACGTGCAGGCGCACCCCCGCCTGCCGCAGGCGGTGCAGCCAGGCGCGCAGCAGTGGCGCGGCCTTCATTTCCTTGGGGAAAACGCGGCCCGAACTGCCGACGAAGGTCTCGATGCCGAGTTTCGCCGCCCAGGAGCGCAATGCGGCGGCACCGAAACGCTCCAGCAGGGGCGCGAGTTCGGCCTGTCGTTCGCGGTAGCGGGTGACGAAGGCGGCGGGCGGCTCCGCATGGGTGAGGTTCAGCCCGCCGATCCCCGCGAGCAGGAACTTGCGCCCCGGCGAAGGCATCGCGTCGTAGACGTCGACCGTGCAGCCGCGCGTCGCGAGCATCTCCGCCGCCATCAGCCCGGCCGGGCCGGCGCCAATCACCGCGACCCGCGGCGCCGTCCTGTCGCTCATCGTGCAATCTCCTGCCAGGCCGCAAGCTTCCGCGCATACGACCAGCTCGCGTTCGCCGGACTCGTCGACGGCAGCCGTGTCCAGGCGATCGTCGCATCGAGTGCAGGCGCGACGTGCCGCCGGAACAGCGTCGCGGCCGCCGTGCCGTTGAGGAACACGCGCGCGATGCCCGGATGCACGGCGAAGAAGGCCGCGAAGTCGTTCACCTCCATCGACGCGGGTTCGATGTCCGTATCCAGGCTGCCCCTACGCCGGCACGCGCCGAGAACATCCCACAGCGCATAGCCGCGCTCGGCGTAGCACCGCGCGCGTTCCGCATACGGCAGGGCAGCGTCGATGCCCAGCACCGCACACACGATGGGCCAGAAACCGTTGCGCGGATGGGCGTAATACTGACCTGCGGCGAGCGAGGCCGCCCCCGGCATGCTGCCCAGGATCAGGGTGTGCGCATGGGGCAGGGCGATCGGCGGGAAACCTTCGAGTCGGGACATCGCGGAAAGCGGGAACAGGGTAAGGGACGACGGCACGCAAGGTAGCCGGCCGCGCCTTGCCCGGCAAGTCCGGTCGCCGGGAATCCTTTCGCTTTGTTTGGAGTCCAACGGGCGTCTCATCAAGGGAGACAAGGAGGAATTCGCCATGAACACCCACAACTTACCCAAGATGCTGTACTCGTATTCGGAGGGCTGGCAGGACCTGATCCAGGTGCATCCGACCGTCGCGAAGATCTTCACGATGTACGTGATGCCGATGTCGCTGATCCCGCCGGCGATGTTCCTGTACTCGATGTTCGCCACGCCGGGCGCGGTGTTTCCCGAACTGGTGCCGCAGATCAGCGTCGGTGAGGCGCTTGCAGCGGCAGTCGCGTTCTATGTCGCGGAACTGGCGATGGTCGCGCTGATGGCTTCCATCATCCAGCAGATGGGGGACGTCGTGGATGCCAAACCGCCGTACTCCGAGTCCTTCATCCTCGCCGCGGTCGCGCCGACTCCGTTGTGGCTCTCCGCGCTGGCGCTGTTCATCCCCTCCGCCTGGGTGGCGGGGATCGTCGTTGCGCTCGCGTGGGTCGCCTCGTCAGCGCTGATCTATCACGGCGTCTATCCGCTCTTCAAACTCGAGGACAAGAGCAAGTCCCGCCTGATGGGCTCCTTCGTCCTCACTGCGGGCGTGATCGCCTGGGGTGCGTTGCTGGTCGTGCTCGCGCTGGCGATGAGCATGATCGTCGGCCTGCGCTGAACGCATGCCTGCCGCGCCGGATGCCGCGAGGCGTCCGGCGCCCCCGCTCAGTCGCCCGGCGCCGCTCTTATGACGGTGGCGGCGCCGGGTGCTACCATCATGTCATTTCATGGGGCGCATGAGAGCCGCATCCTGCGGTCGCGACCGTCGGTCGGGGCGCGTGCGATGAATCCTCGGAGACGTGATGGCAGAAGCGAGCTTTACCCTGGTGTTTCAAGGCGGCATCCTGGACGGGTTCGAGCGCGAACAGGTGATGCAGCGATTCGGACATATTTTCCGCGTGTCGGCAGAAGACGTCGAGAAGATCTTCGGCCACCCGCGCGTCGTGCTCAAGCGCAATCTCGATCGCGCGGCCGCGGACGCATACCTCGGCCG
This genomic interval carries:
- a CDS encoding TIGR03862 family flavoprotein, with the protein product MSDRTAPRVAVIGAGPAGLMAAEMLATRGCTVDVYDAMPSPGRKFLLAGIGGLNLTHAEPPAAFVTRYRERQAELAPLLERFGAAALRSWAAKLGIETFVGSSGRVFPKEMKAAPLLRAWLHRLRQAGVRLHVRHRWLGWDDEHGGDKDPTRGLRFATPEGECRIAVDAVILALGGGSWAKLGSDGAWMPWLARRGVELAPLKPANCGFDVDVLAGNAAAGWSAHFLERFAGAPVKSVAARVSDARGQTHERAGECMISASGIEGGLIYALSAPLRDTIATTGLATVHLDLAPGRSLERLAADLARPRGSRSMASHLQSKAGIEGVKAGLLRECTTKDVFADANRLAAAIKALPIVLAAARPLDEAISSAGGVLFEALDDRLMLRALPGVFCCGEMLDWEAPTGGYLLTACFATGRAAGLGAADWLAGRE
- a CDS encoding Yip1 family protein, coding for MNTHNLPKMLYSYSEGWQDLIQVHPTVAKIFTMYVMPMSLIPPAMFLYSMFATPGAVFPELVPQISVGEALAAAVAFYVAELAMVALMASIIQQMGDVVDAKPPYSESFILAAVAPTPLWLSALALFIPSAWVAGIVVALAWVASSALIYHGVYPLFKLEDKSKSRLMGSFVLTAGVIAWGALLVVLALAMSMIVGLR
- a CDS encoding DNA-deoxyinosine glycosylase, producing MSRLEGFPPIALPHAHTLILGSMPGAASLAAGQYYAHPRNGFWPIVCAVLGIDAALPYAERARCYAERGYALWDVLGACRRRGSLDTDIEPASMEVNDFAAFFAVHPGIARVFLNGTAAATLFRRHVAPALDATIAWTRLPSTSPANASWSYARKLAAWQEIAR